The genomic region TGCAGGTGGCCTGCATCCGGAAGCAGCACCTTACACAAATCGTAGGTGCCCTGGGTGCAGTAAATCTTGCCTTTAAAGCCGTTTTTCACCAGCGCTGGCAAGTAGCCGGTGTGGTCTATGTGAGCGTGGGTAAGAACCACCGCATCAATGGTGCTGGGGTCCACAGGAAACTCCGCCCAGTTCCTACGGCGTAACGTTTTAACGCCCTGGTACATGCCGCAATCAACCAATACGCGGTGTTTGTCATCGGATAACAGGTAACGCGAGCCGGTTACCGTGCCAGTGCCGCCGAGGAAGCGAAGTTTCATACACAAAACACCTTTTGAGTGATTGGGTTAGAGGGCGTCAGAGCGCGCCTGAAAAGGATTCACTCAGATTGCCTGAAAGCGGCACCACAAAAAAGGCTAAATGCGGTCTGCCCCTCTTATTTGATACAATGCAGGGATTCACGAAAAGCAGGACGCAAAGCATGCACTACAGCTCAATGCTCCCCGATGTGATCAGAATAGCGGACGAAGCCAGTACCAAAGTGCTTCATATCTACCAATCTGATTTCAAAGTGAGCTACAAGGAAGACGAGTCGCCCATCACAGCGGCGGATGTTGCAAGCCACGACATTATTGTAAAAGGCCTGCGTAACATAAGCCGGGATATTCCGATCCTCTCGGAGGAGGGCGCACAGGCCCCGTGGGAGGAGCGCAAACACTGGCGTCGGTTCTGGCTGGTTGACCCCATTGATGGCACCAAAGAATTTACCCAGCGCACCGGGGAATTCACCGTAAACATCGCGCTGATTGAAGACGGTGAGCCAGTCATGGGCGTTGTCACCGCGCCCGCTTTAAAAGAAGCGTTTTGGGGAATCAAAGGTGAGGGCGCCCACAAGCGTGACCGAGCCGGGCAAGTTCGCCGCGTCCGCGTGGCGCAGCCCCAAGCAACCAAGCGCGTAGTCGCCAGCAAAAACCACCTGAATGACGAAACCCGCGCCTTCATCGAAACCCTAGGTGCGCACAAAACAATTCAAGCCGGCAGCTCTCTTAAATTCTGCCGAATAGCAGAAGGCCATGCAGACATCTACCCGCGCATGGGCCCCACCAGCGAGTGGGATACAGCCG from Marinobacter sp. LV10R510-11A harbors:
- the cysQ gene encoding 3'(2'),5'-bisphosphate nucleotidase CysQ — encoded protein: MHYSSMLPDVIRIADEASTKVLHIYQSDFKVSYKEDESPITAADVASHDIIVKGLRNISRDIPILSEEGAQAPWEERKHWRRFWLVDPIDGTKEFTQRTGEFTVNIALIEDGEPVMGVVTAPALKEAFWGIKGEGAHKRDRAGQVRRVRVAQPQATKRVVASKNHLNDETRAFIETLGAHKTIQAGSSLKFCRIAEGHADIYPRMGPTSEWDTAAAHAVLLAAGGNVYALDGKPLRYGKENVLNPYFVAAGNGYVPRP